A single region of the Candidatus Zixiibacteriota bacterium genome encodes:
- a CDS encoding glycosyltransferase family 2 protein, whose amino-acid sequence MTKLVVVIINWNTRDLTRNCLQTLFPELEGMESEVWVVDNGSTDDSVEMIKKEFPTIKLIPNKENVGFARANNQVLREAAGEYYLLLNTDTLIPAGSIKALVDCLDNNQEAAAVGPRLKNAAGAVERPLKPLPTLSGELRYCLATHFFPLNGLFRFLFGRRRTDWTKLTEPTAAEVLSAACLLIRKAVVDRIGFLAEDYFLFSEENDYFYRMRQAGFKGFYLPSAEIVHLIGMSRKKRGRTDSEVNFFRSRMHFFHKFHRNTIFMFKSIYAFFFCWSYLMAGIFRIIRTGQENEDFAVYSALLKTLWKGGRV is encoded by the coding sequence ATGACCAAACTGGTCGTTGTCATAATCAACTGGAACACTCGCGACCTCACCCGGAACTGTCTTCAGACGCTGTTTCCGGAATTAGAGGGAATGGAAAGCGAGGTGTGGGTGGTGGACAACGGCTCGACCGATGATTCGGTGGAGATGATAAAAAAGGAATTTCCCACCATCAAGTTGATCCCTAATAAAGAAAATGTTGGATTTGCACGGGCCAATAATCAGGTGCTCCGAGAAGCGGCAGGGGAATATTATCTTCTTCTCAATACCGACACTTTGATTCCAGCGGGTTCCATTAAGGCTCTGGTTGATTGCCTCGATAATAATCAAGAGGCTGCGGCGGTCGGCCCCCGTCTTAAAAACGCGGCGGGCGCGGTCGAGCGGCCACTTAAGCCGCTTCCGACCTTAAGTGGCGAACTTCGCTATTGCCTGGCAACCCACTTCTTTCCTTTGAATGGATTATTTCGTTTTCTCTTTGGCCGCCGCCGTACCGATTGGACGAAGCTGACCGAACCGACAGCGGCTGAGGTACTTTCGGCGGCCTGTCTGCTCATTAGAAAAGCGGTTGTTGACAGAATAGGTTTTCTGGCGGAAGACTATTTTCTTTTTTCAGAGGAAAATGATTATTTCTATCGCATGAGACAGGCGGGATTCAAGGGATTCTATCTGCCGAGCGCGGAAATTGTTCATCTCATAGGTATGAGCCGCAAGAAACGGGGCCGCACCGATTCCGAGGTCAATTTCTTCCGGAGTCGCATGCATTTCTTTCACAAGTTCCATCGCAACACTATATTCATGTTTAAATCTATATATGCTTTCTTTTTTTGCTGGTCGTATCTGATGGCCGGAATATTCCGGATCATCAGAACCGGTCAGGAAAACGAAGATTTTGCCGTCTATAGCGCCCTTCTGAAAACGCTTTGGAAAGGGGGCCGGGTTTGA
- a CDS encoding alpha/beta hydrolase: MKLLIFLIRMVFSEEILSLKNGRGELMYGIIHHPPKPNGALVVMFNIGLHYRVCHSRLFVRQARELQQEGFTVVRLDTSKVGYSHGEIPVGRAIDSYDAVQTGLFVDDALIFLQHLREKLRPTKVLCTGLCGGALTAIITAARDMNVDGVVFIAGPVTVTSAEYELSTLHPFHADIMVAGYMKRLLRPDAWLRFFSGRTSYRDLLRSFKVKLTHKLRPRRQKTKSEYDDVLEPEEDKGNRFNRVFYESFDSLVRSGKHTLFLMPELDHATYDFDNVFAKPVLRQYAEFTGYYSVARIPKANHTFSTPISTRQLFDTTAQWLKKRLE; encoded by the coding sequence GTGAAACTTTTAATTTTCTTGATAAGAATGGTTTTTTCGGAAGAAATACTCAGTCTTAAGAACGGCCGCGGGGAGTTGATGTATGGTATTATTCATCACCCCCCGAAACCCAACGGCGCGCTGGTCGTGATGTTCAATATTGGTCTGCACTATCGGGTCTGTCATTCCCGTCTGTTTGTGCGGCAGGCGCGTGAGCTGCAGCAGGAGGGCTTCACGGTGGTCCGGCTTGATACTTCCAAAGTAGGTTACAGTCATGGGGAAATCCCGGTTGGCCGGGCAATCGATTCTTATGATGCCGTTCAGACGGGTCTTTTTGTCGATGATGCGCTGATTTTTCTGCAACATTTGCGGGAAAAACTGCGGCCGACCAAAGTCCTTTGTACCGGGCTGTGCGGCGGCGCCCTGACCGCGATCATAACGGCGGCCCGCGACATGAATGTCGATGGGGTGGTCTTTATTGCCGGGCCGGTGACGGTTACCTCGGCCGAATATGAACTCTCCACCCTGCATCCATTCCATGCCGACATTATGGTTGCCGGATATATGAAACGTCTCTTGCGCCCGGACGCCTGGCTGCGATTTTTCTCGGGGAGAACTTCCTATCGCGATCTGCTCCGATCCTTTAAAGTGAAGCTCACTCACAAGCTCCGACCGCGGAGGCAAAAAACCAAAAGCGAGTATGATGATGTTCTGGAACCGGAAGAAGATAAGGGGAATCGTTTCAATCGGGTTTTCTATGAGTCGTTCGATAGCCTTGTCCGTTCCGGGAAACATACTCTTTTCCTGATGCCGGAACTGGACCATGCCACCTATGACTTTGATAATGTCTTCGCCAAGCCCGTCCTGAGGCAATACGCCGAATTCACCGGCTACTACAGCGTGGCTCGCATTCCGAAGGCCAATCATACCTTTTCAACCCCGATCTCCACCCGGCAATTGTTCGATACCACGGCGCAATGGCTCAAAAAGCGACTGGAATAG
- a CDS encoding alpha/beta hydrolase, translating to MQIDLNNINAPNEKVLEKHGYFEREGKHLYCAEYLPASGAESGFVLCSPFGEEKVRTLRVYVSFARALASLGVAVICFDYYGDGDSEGNFEEATFDDRTADIRAIYNDFRTKHALKKMGLMGLRWGGTLAALLSEELQPETLILWEPVIDTAKYFYDHLRAFLASQMLIEGKVTRNREELIKELEGGKILTVEGYNLTGRFFFGAREATLKGRKYDYRGNSLIIQISPSPGKIRPELEELKSNLGNSELVSLPREFEWEKTETWRPAPPQLFGETFNFLDKNGFFGRNTQS from the coding sequence ATGCAGATTGATTTGAATAATATCAATGCCCCGAATGAAAAGGTGCTGGAAAAGCACGGTTACTTTGAGCGGGAGGGGAAGCATCTTTACTGCGCCGAATATCTTCCCGCCTCAGGCGCCGAATCCGGATTTGTTCTCTGCAGCCCGTTTGGTGAAGAGAAGGTGCGGACACTGAGGGTATATGTCTCATTTGCAAGGGCGCTGGCATCTCTGGGCGTGGCTGTTATATGCTTCGATTACTATGGGGACGGCGACAGCGAGGGGAATTTTGAAGAGGCCACTTTTGATGACAGAACAGCTGATATCAGAGCAATTTATAATGATTTTAGAACAAAACATGCTCTAAAAAAGATGGGATTGATGGGGTTGCGCTGGGGGGGAACGCTGGCTGCACTTCTTTCCGAAGAGTTGCAGCCTGAAACCCTGATTCTTTGGGAACCGGTAATCGACACCGCCAAATATTTCTATGATCATCTCCGGGCTTTTCTGGCCTCACAGATGCTTATCGAAGGGAAAGTGACCAGGAACCGGGAGGAGCTTATAAAAGAGCTGGAAGGGGGCAAAATCCTGACGGTTGAAGGATACAATCTAACCGGCCGGTTTTTCTTTGGAGCGCGGGAAGCAACCCTGAAAGGGCGGAAATATGATTACAGAGGAAATTCTCTGATCATTCAGATTTCGCCCAGTCCGGGGAAAATTCGCCCCGAACTGGAGGAATTGAAAAGCAATCTGGGCAATAGTGAATTGGTGTCGCTACCTCGCGAATTTGAATGGGAAAAGACCGAAACCTGGCGGCCGGCGCCGCCGCAGCTTTTCGGTGAAACTTTTAATTTTCTTGATAAGAATGGTTTTTTCGGAAGAAATACTCAGTCTTAA
- a CDS encoding GDSL-type esterase/lipase family protein — protein sequence MKTLIIIILVISIIGNIIGAYILYKAMKLKNEVKSLQRYHKDLTAKYEALKTDFSGASAYAEDNRRLLSETTPEQRRGMTIFFGASITRGWDLARYFPGQAFVNRGVGSQTDQQLLTRFPADVIQLNPGRVVIKFCSGNFRPGADLKVMWDAYEIMAMTARARGVIPILATVIPATRGAEEFADFSIAASVKEFNQRIRKLAAEQKFGLADYYKAMADGEGCLPDSLARDAIHPNENGYAVMAEVIKPVLE from the coding sequence ATGAAGACGCTTATCATAATAATCCTGGTTATTTCGATAATCGGGAATATTATCGGAGCTTATATCCTGTATAAGGCGATGAAACTGAAGAATGAAGTGAAGTCTCTCCAGCGGTACCATAAAGATTTGACCGCCAAATATGAAGCCCTGAAGACTGATTTTTCCGGCGCTTCAGCCTATGCCGAGGATAACCGTCGCCTTCTATCGGAGACGACACCCGAACAGCGCCGGGGCATGACCATCTTTTTCGGAGCATCAATCACCAGGGGGTGGGATTTGGCCCGGTATTTTCCGGGACAGGCATTTGTCAATCGTGGTGTTGGTTCTCAGACCGACCAGCAACTCCTGACCAGATTTCCGGCTGATGTTATTCAACTCAATCCCGGCCGAGTGGTCATCAAGTTTTGTTCCGGTAATTTTCGGCCGGGGGCAGACCTGAAAGTGATGTGGGATGCTTATGAAATAATGGCCATGACCGCCCGCGCCCGAGGGGTTATTCCGATTCTGGCTACGGTGATTCCGGCAACCAGGGGAGCCGAGGAATTTGCAGATTTCAGTATTGCGGCGAGTGTCAAGGAATTCAATCAACGTATCAGGAAACTGGCGGCAGAGCAGAAATTCGGGCTGGCCGACTATTATAAAGCGATGGCCGATGGTGAAGGATGCCTGCCGGATTCACTGGCTCGGGATGCCATCCATCCCAATGAAAATGGATATGCCGTCATGGCGGAAGTCATCAAACCCGTTCTGGAGTAA
- a CDS encoding GDSL-type esterase/lipase family protein, producing the protein MNKKWKFALVASLIGNLLIVYVAYKALDYRSHVNYFLDRYLYEASGFSGRNVYVEDNNRLKNLIDSGKRVIFLGSQITRGWILERYFVGREAINRGISGQRIGGYLLRFWPDVVELKPRAVVIEFSSYNFRPENTVKEIEDYITTMTEMARGHHIVPILTTVIPVRRDFDAGLEVPYEVQDSLKQYNQWLWGYCGENGLKCLDFFGALADKDGYLRPEYSASQIQLSPAGYDTISAITAAALEEIVSIAGDK; encoded by the coding sequence ATGAATAAGAAATGGAAATTCGCTCTGGTGGCCTCTTTGATCGGAAATCTCCTTATCGTTTATGTTGCCTATAAAGCATTGGATTATAGGAGTCACGTTAACTACTTTCTTGACAGGTACTTATATGAGGCTTCCGGATTTTCCGGTCGAAACGTATATGTTGAGGATAATAATCGATTGAAAAACCTGATAGACTCCGGCAAGCGAGTTATTTTCCTTGGCTCACAGATTACCCGGGGATGGATATTGGAAAGATATTTCGTGGGACGGGAAGCAATCAACCGTGGGATTTCTGGGCAGAGAATCGGCGGATACCTGCTGCGGTTCTGGCCCGATGTAGTGGAATTGAAACCGAGGGCCGTTGTGATTGAATTCAGTTCCTATAATTTCCGTCCCGAAAACACAGTCAAAGAGATTGAAGATTATATTACGACCATGACCGAGATGGCGCGAGGTCACCATATTGTCCCGATTTTGACGACGGTTATACCAGTTCGCCGCGATTTTGATGCCGGATTGGAAGTTCCTTATGAGGTGCAGGATAGTTTGAAGCAATACAATCAATGGCTTTGGGGATACTGCGGCGAGAATGGCTTGAAATGTCTCGATTTTTTTGGCGCCCTGGCGGATAAGGATGGATATCTGCGCCCCGAATATTCAGCCAGCCAGATTCAGTTGAGCCCGGCCGGATACGACACGATTTCGGCTATTACAGCCGCGGCGCTTGAGGAAATTGTATCAATTGCCGGCGATAAGTAA
- a CDS encoding dockerin type I domain-containing protein, with protein sequence MVINFILALLLFSISISSAEHNAQGSLAGVSGYAPGQVLLRWTAPGDNGYTGRAAGYEMRFQLYSRGEINTDMEWYLAAPVPGLSLPSTAGAIDSIVAGGLTYGATYFFCIRAYDNSGNYSQLSNSPFLTAGDTLSCAYNPGNANGDGIVNIMDVSFLLNYLYKGGLAPYRFEVADIDGSGSIDVRDISYLIRFIYREGPEPPCLSY encoded by the coding sequence ATGGTTATTAATTTCATATTGGCGTTACTGCTTTTTTCCATTTCGATTTCCTCAGCGGAGCATAATGCTCAGGGAAGCCTGGCCGGCGTTTCGGGTTATGCCCCCGGTCAGGTTTTGTTGCGCTGGACTGCTCCGGGAGATAACGGATATACCGGTCGGGCGGCAGGCTACGAAATGCGTTTTCAACTGTACAGCCGCGGTGAGATCAATACCGACATGGAATGGTATTTGGCCGCGCCTGTTCCCGGGCTATCGCTGCCATCAACGGCCGGGGCAATCGATTCAATTGTGGCGGGCGGCCTGACTTATGGGGCCACCTATTTCTTCTGTATCAGGGCTTATGATAACTCAGGCAACTACTCCCAATTATCCAATTCCCCATTTCTGACGGCAGGCGATACCCTTTCCTGCGCCTATAATCCGGGCAATGCCAACGGAGATGGGATAGTGAATATTATGGATGTCAGTTTTCTTCTGAATTATCTATATAAGGGAGGTCTCGCTCCATACCGATTTGAGGTGGCTGATATCGATGGTTCAGGGTCCATTGACGTGCGCGACATCTCCTATTTAATCCGTTTTATTTACCGGGAAGGGCCGGAGCCTCCCTGCCTTTCTTATTGA
- a CDS encoding asparagine synthase-related protein, whose amino-acid sequence MPGIFGFVRKKGGKKEDNEMLLRGMLHRLAHNPHYVSQIHAAEWFGLGNIGLPVPGEKRMAVDDSGNYAAAFSGYIYGWKNVGSEEEQEIPDKAAHLIKIYERYGHDLPDKIDGSFNAAIFVSSRREAIICNDRFGHRQLYYFEDAEIFLFSTEVKAFLAYERFPRDINFDAVADYFNYGYPLGNKTFFRNAAILQGGQEISIKDGRVGFRHYWDYQFGEESKESLNALIEEADAIYRELIRKRISQGGRIVIPLSGGLDSRFIISHTVQAGLQPFAFTHGRKGCLDGKIARQVADQLKIENFRFIDVDPHWLVDYAEKFVYLTDGMVDASPAILLGISSYFKLNDIVENLDHSEKLRRISFSLGGLSEDKTDSFLHPEFAGKIRNRYLPSIDEEFSGCLGVSPLFCNQKDVFFIRNRIFRYMNLVDCNRFIWHDHFALADDHLLEFFLKLPARLKPSRMFFIEYFKAKLPDLAHITYQGTGVDLYRKPSRYKQKYQFYSNRIKYYIERLSGGNIRFYNPKNYNHYNQWYRSDKRIRNYYESILLDDRTYRRGYFDRNNIEFLLRQQRRGVNNIATLTSVLSFELFHRLFMDQ is encoded by the coding sequence ATGCCGGGAATTTTTGGATTTGTCAGGAAAAAGGGCGGAAAGAAAGAAGACAACGAGATGCTCCTCCGCGGAATGCTTCATCGCCTGGCCCATAATCCCCATTATGTCAGTCAGATTCATGCCGCCGAGTGGTTCGGATTGGGAAATATCGGCCTGCCCGTTCCCGGAGAGAAGAGAATGGCGGTCGACGATTCAGGAAACTACGCCGCGGCTTTTTCCGGGTATATATATGGTTGGAAGAATGTTGGTTCGGAAGAAGAGCAAGAGATTCCTGATAAGGCGGCGCACCTCATAAAAATATACGAGCGATACGGGCATGATCTGCCGGACAAAATCGATGGTTCTTTCAACGCTGCCATATTTGTCTCGAGCAGAAGAGAAGCTATTATCTGTAATGATCGTTTCGGGCATCGCCAGCTTTATTATTTTGAGGACGCCGAGATTTTCCTTTTTTCGACCGAAGTAAAAGCTTTTCTGGCTTATGAGAGGTTTCCCAGAGACATTAATTTCGACGCTGTGGCCGATTACTTCAACTATGGCTATCCGCTGGGGAATAAAACTTTTTTCAGGAATGCAGCTATACTTCAAGGTGGACAGGAGATATCAATCAAAGACGGCCGCGTCGGCTTCAGACATTACTGGGACTACCAATTCGGAGAAGAATCAAAGGAATCCTTGAATGCACTTATTGAGGAAGCCGATGCCATATATCGGGAATTAATTCGCAAACGAATCAGCCAGGGAGGCCGGATTGTTATTCCTCTGTCAGGCGGGCTTGATTCCCGGTTCATCATCAGTCATACCGTCCAGGCCGGTCTCCAGCCTTTTGCCTTCACGCACGGCAGGAAAGGATGCCTGGATGGCAAAATCGCGCGGCAGGTGGCCGATCAGCTCAAAATAGAAAATTTCCGTTTCATTGATGTTGATCCTCACTGGCTGGTCGATTATGCGGAAAAGTTCGTCTACCTAACTGACGGGATGGTTGATGCCAGCCCCGCCATTCTTCTGGGTATCTCCTCCTATTTCAAATTGAACGATATTGTGGAAAACCTCGACCATAGTGAAAAATTACGCCGCATAAGCTTTTCGCTGGGCGGTTTGTCAGAGGATAAGACCGACAGCTTTCTGCATCCCGAATTCGCCGGAAAGATCAGAAACCGTTATCTCCCCTCGATCGATGAGGAATTTTCCGGCTGCCTCGGGGTTTCTCCTCTCTTCTGCAACCAGAAAGACGTCTTTTTCATCCGGAATAGGATTTTCCGCTATATGAATCTGGTTGACTGCAACCGCTTTATTTGGCATGATCATTTTGCTCTGGCCGATGACCACCTGCTCGAATTTTTTCTCAAGCTTCCCGCCCGGCTCAAACCATCGCGAATGTTTTTCATCGAATATTTCAAAGCCAAACTTCCCGATCTGGCACATATCACCTATCAGGGAACCGGCGTCGACCTCTACCGCAAACCCTCTCGCTACAAACAGAAATATCAATTCTACTCGAACCGTATTAAGTACTATATTGAAAGGCTTTCAGGCGGGAACATCAGGTTCTATAATCCCAAAAACTATAATCATTACAATCAATGGTACCGCAGCGACAAAAGAATTCGCAATTATTATGAAAGCATTTTGCTTGATGACCGCACTTATCGGCGGGGCTATTTTGACCGGAACAATATCGAATTTCTCTTAAGACAGCAGCGACGGGGAGTGAACAATATCGCCACCCTGACCTCGGTTCTGTCGTTTGAGTTGTTTCACCGGCTCTTCATGGATCAATGA
- a CDS encoding amino acid racemase — MTENRKKFLGIIGGMGAEAGAALYQQIIKLTPVDVDQDHIETLVYSNTNIPDRTKGILKQGPSSYPLLREAAKLLDQNGVEIIILGCVTSHYFIEDLRKEVRCEILSAVEETIERIKQTTPDTRKVGVLATTGTIKTELFQSALRRAGLDPLVPPDNIQEKYVMEALYAPNGIKAGFQQPARDKMLLALNWLLLNGAEAVISGCSEFPLLFSQDDCLVPLIDAMDALIRTTILKCTGKKAMEKPH; from the coding sequence ATGACTGAAAACAGAAAGAAATTTTTGGGCATAATCGGCGGAATGGGAGCGGAAGCCGGGGCGGCGTTATACCAGCAAATCATAAAATTAACTCCGGTGGACGTTGATCAGGATCATATTGAAACTCTGGTTTACTCCAATACCAATATCCCCGATCGAACCAAGGGAATTTTGAAGCAGGGGCCGAGTTCATACCCGTTGCTGCGCGAGGCGGCCAAGCTTCTGGATCAAAACGGAGTGGAAATAATCATTCTCGGTTGTGTCACCTCGCATTATTTTATCGAGGATCTTCGCAAAGAGGTTCGCTGCGAAATACTGAGCGCGGTTGAAGAGACCATCGAGCGAATAAAGCAGACGACCCCCGACACTCGGAAAGTAGGCGTGCTGGCCACAACCGGAACTATCAAAACCGAGCTGTTTCAGAGCGCGCTTCGCCGGGCCGGGCTTGACCCGCTGGTTCCTCCCGATAATATTCAGGAAAAATATGTTATGGAGGCGCTCTATGCCCCCAACGGGATTAAGGCCGGATTTCAGCAGCCGGCCCGGGATAAAATGCTTCTGGCGCTCAACTGGCTGCTGCTCAACGGGGCCGAGGCGGTGATTTCCGGCTGCTCCGAGTTTCCGCTTTTATTTAGTCAGGATGATTGCCTGGTGCCTCTGATCGACGCTATGGATGCACTTATACGTACGACCATTCTCAAGTGCACAGGGAAGAAGGCCATGGAGAAGCCTCATTGA